The genomic stretch CTCATTCATTagttattttacttttacactagtgaagagctgcagaagacaAACTCTTGAGTACTGGTAACATGGGACAGTGTTGCTGTTAGCTGTTAGTGAAGGATTTTGGCTAGCACACACAGACTTTTGTAGAAATGTCACttctttgaattatttataTGCCAAGTAAGTTTGAATTACGGGACAATGATTTAGAGGGGAAAAGAGACTCCAGAGTTGCTCCATCTTATTTTTGCATACACCAAATATTACTGCCAAATATTCCTTCTTTCACAGCATCAGTAATGCCTCCAAATCCCCAGAAATGTCTGACACGAACAACATCTCTGAGTATTACAGCCaatgtaaaatacattgcaTTCACTATTAAGTCTGGGAAATCCGTTCTGTCCACTGACAATGACCGACTGCAGCAGCCATGGCTGTTACAAGCAAAATACTTGTACAGAAATGCTCTTAAGGTGGATTTTATACACTTCAGTCTGCTAGCTTACCAcctgcagcactttgcatgATAGGATCTGTTAGTGCTTTGTTTATCTACAACTAATTCACGTGCAAATGCTAAATATGGTGACAAAAGTCCAAAACAGCTGGAGGTGGGAATTAACCTGATGGCTACCGATCTCAAAGAGCAGCCCTACACTGAGCATACTGTTATCCTACCCAGCAACTAATCTAGCAGCCCCACTACAATCCAGAGGAATATACAAGATTACCCACCTAAAATTGGTGCGGGAGGGTTTCAGCTGGAGCAATATACCAGCACAGTCTTTTCAAAGCACTAACAGACCCAAGGTGTGGCTGCACAAGGGTTAGGATGGTCCTTctcacattatttttctgttttgttgtgtttagATGTATAAAATCATAATTTTGCAAACAGGAAGCTTTGACAGCAACAAGTCTGTAATTGAACGGCGTTATTCTGATTTTGAGAAACTGCACAGAAATCTTCTGGAGGACTTCAGTGAGGAAATGGAAGATATGACCTTTCCAAAAAAAGCCCTAACAGGGAACTTCACAGAGGAAATAATCAGTGAGAGAAAATTAGCCTTTAAGGACTACCTGAGGCTTCTATATTCGATGAAATATATCAGGAGATCAAAAAAGTTTATTGACTTTTTAACAAAGCCTGAGCTTCAGGAAGCGTATGGCTGCCTGCGGGGTGGCCAATACAACAAGGCTCTGGAAATCCTGTTAGAAGTCATCGGTCTGCAGGAGAGGCTGACGAGAGGCAACCCTGTCGCAATTGTCCCTACTCTCTGTGCTATTGTGGTGTGCCACAAGGACCTGGGAAACACAGCAAGTGCCTTTGAATACGGGGAGAAGGCTCTATCACACCTCCGTGAGCGTAACAGTCACAAGTACTATATCCCGTTGTTAGAAGCAATGATCACTTTGGCATATGAGCTTGGCAAGgattttttgtctttgcaaGAGAAATTGGAAGAATGGAAGGCAAAAAAAGATCCCGTACGGGTTTTTTCCCTGAAAGAGCTTGCAGTTCGGGAATATgtaaaatgaatacaaaaagtaatttcattaaAGTGCAAAGCGGCCTGCTCCTTCTCCTGAACACAATATCTTGAAAGAGTAACAACTGGAAATTACCTGTTAAGGTAACGTAActttcacagggaaaaaaaaaatcaaatatttctcAACATGTGCTGGGAAATATTATATTTACTCTAGACCTAAGCGTATTAAGacttctggaaataaatttgtAACAGAAAGTCTTGTATAGTTTGCTTATTTTGATAGTATTTTGAATATAACGCATTTTGTGTGGACAGTCAGGAAAATACTATGAATAAAGCACTGAAGAATCTGCAGAATCAACAGTGTTGCTTCCTTATGGGAAAATTACTtcctttcaagaagaaaaatatcttttcagtcAGTGCAGTCTAAAGGTTGCATCTTCGGACACGGATGGTAGGGTTTTTCCTCCTCCAGGTGAAGTCCGGTCAAACAGCACCTTGCCATTTCTGAGAATGCTGAATCCTACCCAAGTTAACTTCTCTGGAGGGAGGACCTGAGGGGAAGTTAACAATCAGCCCCGTCAGgagtgaaaaatacaaatgatgGTCACTCCATCAGATGTGAGAGAAGGTGTATTCTTGTTTGAGGCAATCTCTAAGTACAGCTCTGACCTGAGTACAAAATTCATACCCCCCGCATTATATATACGTAATggaaaggaagcacagaagGGCGCTATTGAGAACATCTGGCTAAAGAATGGCAGTATTTAACCTGATTATCAAGCTGTGAGACACATGGCTAATGGACAATCTATCCTAAGCATGTGCTTCTCTGTTGTCTTTCAGAGGTTTATGTAAAGTGGGCGTTGCCTTAGTTTTACAGCCTGGTAGCAGCTACTGTTTCGGTGGCTCTGCAATATTATATTAATTTCCTGAGGGACCCCATCACTATATCTGAAGGCTACGCTTATCTTGGCCCTAATGCTGTTGTAAAAGCTTTCTAAGCTGAAAACGTCTGTATTTAGCTGCTTCTGTACTTCTCCACACTTCTTCTGTACACTAGGAATAGTCTGGCAAACCAGTTCTcataaataatgtaattaaCAGGTCATGCTAGCATGgttcattattttctgcagaatatAGTCCACTGAGTACTTCTAGGCCTGTACTCCAGGTACAAAAACCCAACTACATTGTCTATAAATTAGAAATAACCATAATAAGTTGCCTCCCAGACATATAAAAGAATCAGCTAACTTAAAATGCACTGAACCTGAAAAACATTGTTGGGCATTTTTACAAGAATAATGGCTTGTAAAAAATATAGAATAATAGAAGGGCCTAGAATGGAAAGTTTATATTTTAAGTAGTTTTTAACAGCTAGTAATTAATCTCaaaaaatgtgtattatttATGTTATCTAACATATATTAGTATGTTTTTCTAGTTACATCAAAAGTATGAGAATTAAGAGTAATTAATTATGAGACTCAAAGGCTAATCTTCCCAGAATATATGGTACCAAGATAGTAGAAATGGACCAAAGGTAGCACCTTCTTATGGGATCCTGTCTGAATCAGTGACATGGCCATGCCAAAAGCAGCATGTCTGCAGCCTGCGTCATGCTCAGGCAGCTTGGCGTTgaggcagaaaggaagcaggGCCATGATGCTGCTCCACCTCCACAGCAGTCATGTGGTAAAAGACCAAAACAACAGGAAATAATAAGTTTCCCCCTTTTACTGCCCCCTCACTGTTTGCAGCATTGCACAGGATGAGTACCAGGAAAGGAGCACATCAGAGAAATCTTACTTAGCCTTAATGTGTGGTAATGCTGTAACTTTCCATCTCTGTAGGATTAACTGATCTATAGCTAACCAATTTTTGTTGGCATGGCAGTGAATAACAATAGTGCTTTGCCCTCTTATATTAAGCTATATTTTACTTATATTTTATTCCAATATATCATTTTCCCCATCTTACAGCCTGGGGAATTGTGGTACAAATAAGAGAAGTGATTTTCTCAAAGTCTCATGCAGTGGTCTGGAGACCACGCTGCTTGTTTGGATAAATGACTAAGCATTACTGGCTGTACAGCTTTGCAAAACAGACACATGCCCCTGTTGCATGTTCTCAAGGTCAGCTTGGATGGTCAACAACAACACAGCTTTATCCACGAGACAATTGCACACGATGTCTGTGGCAGAAATACTTCAGGAAATCAGACTGATATATTCAAAAAAGTAATAagtgaataataaaatattgtatCTGCTGTTTTATAAAAGTAGCAGAAAATCTTATGTAAGTAAGTGGTTTTAATAATGTATATATAGAATAAATACAGAGTATATACAAATGTATATCAATATAATTTTCCGcaggaaggaacaaaaaaatattttcaaacgCACTTTCCAGTTTTAAGCAATTCCTAAATCTCCggtatttcttttccctgctccTGTAATCCAAACCAGAAGAAAGAGACAAGCAGCAGAGAGTACCGTAGCTGTTAGCAATCCATTATGATCCGCTTTCCCTGACATTCAGCCGAAGCAAACAGCACACAATGCACCAGAGCTTTCCAGTATGTACTTACTGTTCTCATTGTTACTGACACTTAGCTCTGAATTATACAGAAGATAACAATCCAAGTATAcattcacatttctctttttttttttttctgaaagaaaaagtcaaaaaaagaaaatgttgcccaACCAACATCTGCCCAGCATATTTAACAAACCACAGGCTGCATACACACAGGctagaataaaatttaaataaaatctggGCAGATCATCTCCAAGAGTCCATGGAGAGTTGTACTACAATCTATTGAGCTTTGCCCCATTTCCATATCAATTATTATATCATTTGGGGCATTAAGTAGATAATGCTGTTTACACAACTTTCTAAAATAACTAAAGAAGCCCATGAGGATGCCTAGTTACTTATGAAACATATGCAGACAAGATGCTCTCTGTGCAATGCAGCATCTTGTTTACAGGGAATCCTGTGATCTTTATCACATACTTGTTATTAACTGCTGTTATCTGCTGCATCACTGGAGgataatatttgcttttctgaatctTAATAAGGCTAAATACATTTATTGAATTCAACAGTTATGTACAAGCAGCATGGGAGTCCAGCTCAGGACACAAGCTGGAATCTAGAAAGGCTTTGTGGCtcacacagcagctgagcaaatcaaatcaagaatgtttattttcttattagaTCAAAGGCAAGAGCTAGATGTGTTGAAAAACTAAACACGGATGAAATGGTGTAAAATACTGAATGTCAGCTCCCATCTGGATGAGGTGAGAACCCCAAAGAACCAACCTGCTGTTTGCATTAAGATCACATTGCAACATATGTTCATCACACTTTGCGAGTGTGTATTTGCTGTATATACAGATACACAGGACCCTAATTTCATGTCAAAGCAGTGACAGTTGAGAGTAactacactgaaataaatagttaTAATGTAATTGAGAGCAGAATAAGGCCTCTGTCCATATAAACATGCACACAATCCCTGCTTACAGTGGATGGGTGGACAGACAGATGAATCGATGAATGAATGGAGCAAGCAGATTTGGGTGTTTTGatgcaaataataaatgtttgccaaatgttttaagaaactCAGATAAAAGCTACCTTTACAAGAACAACATGGCGATATACACATACATGGCTTAAAATACACAACCTTCTTTTATCAGTAATTCACATCTGTATGTCTGTGGCTACTGAggcaaggaaaaataacaaagagaaatagACGGACTTCCCTCATCAACTAATTTCTCTAAACGACTGTCATCTAAATGCTTTTCATTCCAAACAGTGTTCGAGTAGACTCAGATACCCGAAACGAAATCCCAAatagcttttctgaaaatacaaatttaaatcCTAACACCTTTCTCCAGTTTTAGGATGTCTCAAAGATTTGCCTCCCCCCCGCCAACTGACTGCAGTGCCACTAGATGGagctgcagcatttgcaggagaCCAGGACCTCTGCAAGcaggagaatgaaaaataaacttttttaaaaaaaacagaaaggattcgactgtttgaaatttaaaaaaaaaaaaaaaatctgaagcctcacatttacattttaatatgatGAAACTAAATATATACGTGTATCAATTCCATTGTGAGCTCAGACTATAGTGCCTAGCTCTCTAGCTGTCCTTCAGGACAATTTAACTCAGCCCTTTATCAGCCAGCTAGCTCTATGAGCTGGCtggaaagctgaaagagaaaatgttctCGCAGGCTTTTAGACCTGGTGAGTTCAAAGCCAGAGTCACTGCAGCGCCTCAGTTCCTACAGTACCTTTTCCTTCTGATCAAAAGGAACTAAGTAAAACTCGCAACTCTTAAAAGAACTATCAAATAATGGGGGGagggaagtaaaaataaatgaacccATAATGCCTTCTGAAT from Numida meleagris isolate 19003 breed g44 Domestic line chromosome 10, NumMel1.0, whole genome shotgun sequence encodes the following:
- the SNX20 gene encoding sorting nexin-20, with protein sequence MEQDPECPAEGELLEAASRIATFSITVSPDEKQNQPKAEISCELSKENPEKGDLQDSNASQSPNSSMTTKELQEYWRNEKSQCRQVKLLFEIPSTRIVEHHLSKYVMYKIIILQTGSFDSNKSVIERRYSDFEKLHRNLLEDFSEEMEDMTFPKKALTGNFTEEIISERKLAFKDYLRLLYSMKYIRRSKKFIDFLTKPELQEAYGCLRGGQYNKALEILLEVIGLQERLTRGNPVAIVPTLCAIVVCHKDLGNTASAFEYGEKALSHLRERNSHKYYIPLLEAMITLAYELGKDFLSLQEKLEEWKAKKDPVRVFSLKELAVREYVK